From one Desmodus rotundus isolate HL8 chromosome X, HLdesRot8A.1, whole genome shotgun sequence genomic stretch:
- the RLIM gene encoding E3 ubiquitin-protein ligase RLIM, with protein MESSDSNDKGSGDQSAAQRRSQMDRLDREEAFYQFVNNLSEEDYRLMRDNNLLGTPGESTEEELLRRLQQIKEGPPPQNSDDNRGGEPSDDVSNGDSIIDWLNSVRQTGNTTRSGQRGNQSWRAVSRTNPNSGDFRFSLEINVNRNNGSQNPENENEPSARRSTGENGDNNSQRQVENPRSESTSARSSRSERNSTEVLTAEAPPTRGQRRARSRSPDHRRTRARAERSRSPLHPMSEIPRRSHHSISSQTFEHPLVNETEGSSRTRHHVTLRQQISGPDLLSRGLFAASGIRNASQGAGSSDTTGNGESTGSGQRPPTIVLDLQVRRVRPGEYRQRDSIASRTRSRSQTPNNTVTYESERGGFRRTFSRSERAGVRTYVSTIRIPIRRILNTGLSETTSVAIQTMLRQIMTGFGELSYFMYSDSDSEPGGSVSSQSVERAESRNGRGGSGGSSSSGSSSSSSLSSSSSPSSSSNGEGSETNSEVFEGSNEGSSSSGSSGARREGRHRAPVTFDESGSLPFLSLAQFFLLNEDDDDQPRGLTKEQIDNLAMRSFGENDALKTCSVCITEYTEGNKLRKLPCSHEYHVHCIDRWLSENSTCPICRRAVLASGNRESVV; from the exons ATGGAAAGCTCAGATTCGAACGATAAAGGAAGTGGTGATCAGTCTGCAGCACAGCGCAGAAGTCAGATGGACCGATTGGATCGGGAAGAAGCTTTCTATCAATTTGTAAATAACCTGAGTGAAGAAGATTATAGACTTATGAGGGATAACAATTTGCTAGGCACCCCAG GTGAAAGTACTGAGGAAGAGTTGCTGAGAAGACTACAACAAATTAAAGAGGGCCCACCGCCACAAAACTCAGATGATAATAGAG GTGGAGAACCTTCAGATGACGTGTCTAATGGTGACTCTATAATAGACTGGCTTAACTCTGTCAGACAAACTGGAAATACGACAAGAAGTGGGCAAAGAGGAAACCAATCTTGGAGAGCAGTGAGCCGGACTAATCCAAACAGTGGTGATTTCAGATTCAGTTTAGAAATCAATGTTAACCGTAATAATGGGAGTCAAAATCCAGAGAACGAAAATGAGCCATCTGCAAGACGTTCTACTGGAGAAAACGGGGACAACAACAGCCAAAGGCAAGTGGAAAATCCACGATCTGAGTCAACATCTGCAAGGTCATCCAGATCAGAACGAAATTCAACTGAAGTGCTAACGGCAGAAGCCCCACCTACTAGAGGTCAGAGAAGAGCAAGAAGCAGGAGCCCAGACCATAGGAGAACCCGAGCAAGAGCTGAAAGAAGTAGGTCACCTCTGCATCCCATGAGTGAAATTCCACGAAGATCTCATCATAGTATCTCATCTCAGACGTTTGAGCATCCTTTGGTAAATGAGACTGAGGGAAGTTCCAGAACCCGGCACCACGTGACACTGAGACAGCAAATAAGTGGACCTGACTTGCTAAGTAGAGGTCTTTTTGCAGCTTCCGGCATAAGAAATGCCTCACAAGGAGCAGGTTCTTCAGACACAACTGGCAATGGTGAATCTACAGGATCAGGACAGAGACCTCCAACCATCGTCCTTGATCTTCAAGTAAGAAGAGTCCGTCCTGGAGAATATCGGCAGAGGGATAGCATAGCTAGCAGAACTCGGTCAAGGTCTCAGACACCGAACAACACTGTCACTTACGAAAGTGAACGAGGAGGTTTTAGGCGTACATTTTCACGTTCTGAGCGGGCAGGCGTGAGAACCTATGTCAGTACCATCAGAATTCCAATTCGTAGAATCTTAAATACTGGTTTAAGTGAGACTACATCTGTTGCGATTCAGACCATGTTAAGACAAATTATGACAGGCTTTGGTGAATTAAGCTACTTTATGTACAGTGATAGTGATTCAGAGCCTGGTGGCTCAGTCTCAAGTCAGAGCGTGGAAAGGGCAGAGTCACGGAATGGAAGAGGGGGTTCTGGTGGTAGTAGCAGCTCTGGTTCCAGTTCGAGCTCTAGTTTAAGTTCTAGTTCCAGTCCTAGTTCCAGTTCCAATGGAGAAGGTTCAGAGACTAACTCAGAGGTGTTCGAAGGTAGTAATGAAGGAAGCTCCTCATCAGGCTCCTCAGGTGCCAGGCGAGAGGGTCGACACAGGGCCCCGGTAACATTCGATGAAAGTGGCTCTTTGCCCTTCCTTAGTCTGGCTCAGTTTTTCCTCTtaaatgaagatgatgatgaccAACCTAGAGGACTCACCAAAGAACAGATTGACAACTTGGCAATGAGAAGTTTTGGTGAAAATGATGCATTGAAAACCTGTAGTGTTTGCATCACAGAATATACAGAAGGCAACAAACTTCGTAAACTACCTTGCTCCCATGAGTATCATGTCCACTGCATTGATCGCTGGTTATCTGAAAATTCTACTTGTCCTATTTGTCGCAGGGCAGTCTTGGCTTCCGGCAACAGAGAAAGCGTTGTGTAA